The segment cggcccccagccGCCGCCTGGCACACACTGGCCCCATTCAGCCCCCTCCACCCGCCCACCACCTCGCCGGGACAAGGAGCCCCTTTCACTGCCTGCTTCCCGTCATCCCGGGGACACCAGGACGGGCCGCAGCCGGCCCCAGAGCGGGCTGGAGTTTGCAGCGTTGGGTGGGGACGTGCCACCGCGGGAGGGGtccctgccagggcagggcagggtgccCGGCAGCACGTGCTGCAGCAGGCAACCTTtgcacagcaggcagcagcacggCACGAGGCTCTTGCAGGCGGGGaagttggggggagggggggggtgggtgaggagaaggggcgggggggtaaggagaggaggaagggaagcagcAGGGAAAGGCGCTTGCAGGCAGAAGAATCCGGGTGCagccctgggtggctgcagggcgGGGGGGAAGCACATCGCCGGGTCACCTGTAAAGCCCCCCGCAGCAGCccggcaggcaggggcaggcaggcagcccccccgcACCGTCCCGGCAGACGGAGGCCCAGACCCGGACACCCCGGGCTCGGCCGCAGCTACTCCCGTCTAAAGCCCGGTTAGTGCCGGCGGTCCCTCCTCCGCCCGCCGAGGCCCCGCTCCCCCAGCCCGGCCTGCCCACCCCCCCGCACCTGACGGCCTTCTTGGCGGCCCTgccggggctgggcgggcggTAGGGCACGACGCGGGGCTCCCAGCTGTCGGCGCCCAGCCCGGCGGGGACGGCGTTGGGCCTGCGCGCCGCGTTGCCGTTGGTGttgccggggccggggggcggcgcggggccgccgtcggggcgcgggcgggcggcggcggagcgcggcggcggcccgcAGGGCTCCTCCACCCAGGTGACGCTGAGCAGGCTGAGGGTGAAGCCCAGCGAGACGCCGATGGCCACCGGCCCGGCGGGCCGCAGCACCGACAGCACCAGCGACAGCCGCATGGCCGGGACGGGACCGGGGGCGGCTCCGGCTGCCGCTCCCGCTGGCGGCGCCGCCGTCCGACGTGTCAcccccgggccccgccccgccgcgcgtCACCGCGGCCGGCCCGCCCCGGCCAAtgggccgcgctcccgccgccgcgtcACGGGCACAGGGGCGGCGTGGGGGCgggcccaggttgctaggagaccgcgcggccgccccccccccccgggccgcccctGCCGTGTGGGGCGGGGCCgtggggcggggccgcggggcggggcgggacggggcgtcGTTGCGGGGCGGCCCGGAGGCCGGTACCTGGCCGCGGCCGGGCCACGGTGTTCGGCGCTGCGGGGCGGCAGGGCAGCGCCCCCGGGCCTGGCTGCCCGCTCAGAACGCGCCCCCCGGCTCAGAAGGCAACACCTgcccgcgccgcggcggggctgggacAGGGACGTGGAGGCTGAGCCGGCTTAAGGGCGGATTTCCCCGAGGGGtggtgcccggggctggggcacAGCCGGCCCTTTGTTCTCGGGGCTGGGGGgacgccgcggggccgggccggcacAGCCGCTGCGTCCCCTCCCGGGGACAACCCAACCCACGGCGCTGGTGAATTTGTCGTGTCCTGAAGCGCCATGTTGTCCTTCTCAAGTCACCACCCGGGGGGTCTTCCAGAAAGCGTGGGCAGCGGCGCGGGACTCTGCCTGGGTGTCCCCAGGAGGTGACTGGTGGTCGGGGATGGGGGGGAGGTCTGAGGCCAGGAGCCCCAAAGCACAGGCCACGGGCTGCAGAGCCCGGGTGCCAGGGGAGCAGGCGTGCAGGAAGGCGACCGGCAGCTGGAAGACCTCTGGATGCAGAGCCCTGGCAGAaggagggcaggcagagcagcGGGACATCCCAGCGGCAGGGACCCTTGTCCTGTGGAGCAAAACGGGACCAAAGAGGTGGGCTCCTCCAGCTGGGGCCAGGTCACTGTCCCACCACGAGCTGTCTGCAGCACAGAGTCACTGGCCCACCAGCCGCTGGAGAGAGCCCCCGGCCAGAGAGAACTGGAGAACCAGCTCGGGGCAGAGTTTGCTGCGCACACGGAGCCTCCGGCGCAGCGCGGGAATGATCCAACCCAGAAGCTGCCAGGCCTGCAGCCCTACGTGGCCGCGCAGCGCCAGGCATTGCTGAataaggacaaggaggaggaTCTGGCCTTTCTGCCCGTTCCCAGTCCTTCTGCCCGTTCCCAGCCCGTGGCTCTGCTTCCAGCAGCCTCACAGCTATCAGGGCTCTCGAGTGCCTCTGGATTTACTCTGGGTGGTGGGGAGCCCATCGCACCCTCCCCATGGAACGCAGGCCGCCTGCCGCAGAGCACAGCAGGGCAGCAAGGGCAGGCGGGAGCCCGCTCGGCTCCAGGGTCCCTTTCATTTTCTGGAACAAAGCAGCCTGTTTTCATCAGGAAGTGGTtggcagcatcccaccccccagAGATACGGGACCATCATCCAAGCTCGGCTTGTTTTCATAGGCCTTTTTCTCCTGAATAGTCCAAGACAAGCAATAGGCAAAGGCGGTCACGTGGACGGCAGTTTAATGAGGAACATATAAAAACTGGAAACAGAGGGAACGTGATGGGACGAGGAGATGCCAGAAGGGAAAAGATGCAGAAGTAAGAAATGAGCAGAGATTTTCCATGGACAAAGGCCAAAAAGCAGGCGTGATCATAAACAACCAAAGTTGTGTGTTTGCAGAGAGAAATGTGTTAGGAATAGATGTGTTTGATTTCCTTTAGAGGTTGGAATATTTAATATTGGTCATCTTATACAAACCCAGATGACTTTACACGAGTAATAAGAGAGGTTTCATTCTGAAATGACCCTGTTGATCTGAGCTTGTATTTAGATGGACCAGAGAAAGTACTGAAGTTTTCAGAAGACTCTGAGCTCAGGAAAACTGCATGGAGATGAACTGTGGGCAGAGCAgatgcctccctggggctcgccGAGGCAGTGGCCGAGCCCAGGGCCCCCGTGCCTGGCCCCAGGGGATCCCGCGGGTGAAGGAGCCTGCGGGCAGCAGCGCCGTTCCTCcggcagccccttcccagccccccgccagctgcagctcctgcctttgTCTCCCCGGCTTTGGcgtggggctgggaaggggctgccaGGGGAACGGCCGCTGCTGCCAAGAGACTTCTCCCTGCCAGGATTTCCCGGGGGTCTCTGGGCGCCGCAGCCGGGAGGTGCcagctccagccagctctgcctccGCAGAGCTCCGTGTCCTCCCGCCACCCGGCCGCTCGCCGGGCAGGGGTGGGCAGCCTCTCTAGGTGCCCCTTACACGCACGTTTGCCCCCAGGGAACGCAGGGCCGCAGTCCCCGTGGCCCTGGCGCAGGCCCCTTGCCCGCTGCACGGCCCTCTGCGCGCTCTGCCACCGCCACTGCCACCGGGCCCTGCCCCGCCCGGCCCTGCACAAGGCTCTCCCGCCACTTCCGCACCCCCGCGCCGCTCGTCCCCCGCACCCCGCGCCTCGGGGCCTGCAGCCCTCGTGGCTGCTGCTCGCCGAGCGCCTCACgcgcggcccggcgggcgggcgctgcgcCACGCTGCGCGCGCGGGCCCGTGTCGGTGGGCGGCCCGGTGCACGCCATGTCGCCCCGGCACACCCCCGGTGCACCCCTCGGCGCACGTGCCGCCCGACCGGGTTCACGCCCCACCGCGCGCCCCTCCCCCCACCTAAGCCCCGCCCCTCTCCCGTTAGGCCCCGCCCCCATaaggccccgccccggccggccgGCGCGGTGACGCAGCGCGGTGACGTCAGGTGGAGCTGTCCGCTCAGCACCGCGcggcgggccgcgccgccggcatgcgcgggggccggggccggggccgggagcgccgggcgccgcggggccgccgccgctgccgggccGGGAGTGCAGGTGGGAGCGGGCagggcggggctgcggggggcagCACGTGGGGGTCCGGGAGGCGCGGGGGGGTGGGCGGAGCGCCGGGTCCCGCGGGGGAAGGGGTCGCGCACCGTGCTCCCGGCCTCCCCCCGGTGCCGGGGAGGAGAGCGCCGTGCCCGGGATGGGCGTGTGGGGCCCggcggagcccccccccccgggacccccgccCCGAACAAAGAGAGGGGCGgagcggccccgcgccccggcggccTTTGCGGCCGTCGCTTAGCaacgccgcgcccgccccgccggcccggggccCGGCAGcccggcggggggcagcggggccggccggggggcggcgggggtggGGAGCGCAGCGGCGCGACCGTGCCCCGAGCGCTGTCCCCGGGCCCCCTCCACGCTGTGCCCtccggggcagggaggggagggcggggggccCGGGGCAGGCCGCGGCGGGgagcccggggctgcggggagggcgGCAGCAGGTGGGTAAGTCCCGGCGCCAATGAGCAGGCGCTGGGCTCCCCTAGCAACAGTGCCCGCGCCAATGGGCGCCGGGAGCTGCCTGCAACGCTGCCTGCAACGCTGCCTGCAACCCTGCCCGAGACGGGCTTTCACAGGCGACCCTTCCTCGCTGCCCTGGCCCGGACCTGGCGTGCGTTGAGGGGCAGAGAGCCGCATCTCGCTGCCCTCCCTGTGCTCTGCTggccgggccgtgccgtgccgtgccgtgccgtgccgtgccgtgccccaTCCCCGGTCCCCTGGGCACGGCCGGCCGGCAGAGCTCTGCTTTCACCCCCCGCACGCAGCATCGCCCGTCCCCGCCGGGGCAGCTAGGGCCAGCGCGTCGTTCCTGGGCTCTGCGGTTAAAGTCCAATCCTGCTTAGCATCCCCCCGGGGGCtcaggcagggcgggcaggggccCAGCGCttggctgcctgctccctgccagcctgctTCCCCAGGATTAGGCACCGCGATCGGTTTTCCCCGGGGGGATTTACCCGGGCTGGTGTTTCCTTCCCCAGccgcagggagggagggagggaggaggccggtggcgaggAAGAGGTGCCGGTGGGGCCCGGGCTGGGCAGCAGCGAGGTGCTGGGCAATAGGGAGCCGTGACTACAGCCTCTGCCCTCATCCCTGCCCCTTCTCGGTGCGCTGGTTTTGTGAGCTGTGCCGCCTGCATTTAACGTGGCGCTTGGACAGACTGGCACTGGCCCGGGGACAACCGGTGACAATAAACCCATCCTAAACCAACTGAGCCCAGAAAGGGACCAGGGGATGCTGGAACTGACTCCAGGTGGGAGCAGGCAGACGGCTGCTGTAATTAGGTTTAAGCTGGAGCTGGATCAGTCTTTGCGGGGGATTATGACCCCTCTGTCTGCATAGGCGCTGCGGGGGGCCCGGCGACTGCCTGCTCGGCATCCCGGCACGGCTGCGGCATTGCAGGTGAGCCCTTGGGTAAGGGACAGCACCAGCCAGGGCCGGTCCCCCTCTGGGCCCGTGAGTCGGCGTGGGAGAGCTGGATCCAGTGTGGGGGCCTGCTTTGCTTTTACAAGGACACTAGGAGATGAAGGAGGGATGAAAAATAGCCAGAAATATGATTAGAGGATTGGAGAAAATGCCTTGGAGTACAAGCTTTAAGAGCTCAATCTGTTTAGCCTATAAAAATAGAAGACTGAGGGGTGACTTAATTACCGAGCATAATTACTTCACAGTCAGAAAATACCAGGTAGTGGAAGTCTCCCTTTAATCGAGCAGGGAAAGGGCGCTGGAGAGCCAGGGGCAGGAAATTGAAGCCGCAGACAGGTTATAAAGCGCTGTGTCCCGACAGCAAAGCTCCCCGGGGTGCAGGCGGGCTCCCTGGGGATGGTGCATCCCTGCAGCCTCTCGCTGGGTGACGGTCtgtgcccccacagcccccatggGTGAGGCTGTTCCCCCATTCCCTTCCCACCCAGGTAGCGAGGGGCCAAAGCGGGTTTTCTGGTGGCTGGGTGCCGAGTGGTGGGCGTCGCTGTCGGGCGTGTGCCGGCGGTGCCTCCatcccccttctctctctctcaccagCTGGGGCGGGTGCCGGGGAGCAGTTTTGCCGGCGAGCCATGGGGCAGGAGCGGAGATTTTGATGCCTTTCCCGGGAGTCCCCAGAGCCATGACTGCAACTGTGCAGACGCTGCGGTTCAAGCTGCTGCCGCATGAGCCGgaccaggagtgggggcacagcTGCCAGCAGGAAATCGAGCGTCGCTACCAGGTGGTGCCCTCAGTGGTGTGTGCCATGTGCTGCCTCTTCGGCATCATCTACTGCTTCTTCGGTGAGCCAGGCCAGCCCGGTGGCTGGTGGGGCAAGTGGCGagaagggcaggggggagctggaGGGGTGGTGGCCATCCACCCCCTGACTGCAGCGGTCTCTCCACAGGCTACCGCTGCTTCAAGGCCGTCATGTTCCTGACAGGGCTGATGTTCGGCTCCATCATCATCTTCATGCTGTGCTACAAGGAGCGGGTGCTGGACACACAGCTGAGCGTGGAGGCGTCGGTGGGCATCGGGCTGGGCATCGGGGTCCTGTGTGGGCTGGTCACCATGCTGGTGCGCAGCGTCGGCCTCTTCATggtggggctgctcctggggctgctgctggcggTGGCCACGCTGGTGGTGATGGAGCAATTCTACCACCCGCCGACGGTGTGGATCCCCATCGCGCTGCTCCTGGGTGTGGGGATGCTCTTCGCCGTCCTCACCCTGCAGTGGCAGCGCTTCTTCACCACCCTCTCCACTGCCGTCTTCGGCAGCGCCATCATGACCGTTACTGTCGACTACTTCATCGAGCTCTTCCTCCTGGTGCAGTACATCTACGAGCGCATCAAGGTGGCCCCCGCTCGCCCCGTGTGTTGGTACAGCTGGGTCATCCTGGGCATCTGGCCGCTCCTCACCACACTGGGTGtcctggtccagtggaaggtcACGGCTGAGGGCTACTCCCACACAGAAGGTGTGTGAGGGCTGGGGGAAATGGACGTGGCACAGGGtgggtgcaggagctggggggccTAGGGACCGGGGTGGAGGGTTCCAGCACTTGGTGTGCATGCACAGATAAGGGGTTTGGGACTCTACGGGGGCACAGCACTCAAGGGGAGGCCTGGGTGTGCAAAGCTGGGGCTTGTTTGGGTGCGGGGCTGGTTCGGGTGCACTCCCCGGTGCTCACAGGCCCCTCTGCCCCGCAGTGATCATCAGCCGGCAGCAGCGCCGCGTACAGCTGATGCGCATCAAGCAGCGGGAGGACcgaaaggagaagaagaagaagcggAGACCCCACCACCCGCCGCCCCACCAGCACAAAGCCCACCCACCCGAGCCTGCCTACCGCCGCAAGCCCAACCCCGTGCGTCGCTTCGATGGGGACGTGCTCTCCCCCGTGAGTCCCGCACCCAGGGTAGAGATCTCCCCCGGCCTCCACGGCCCTTCCTTCTCCATGTGGGTGGGCTGGGGCGCGGAGAGGCGAGAGGTGCCCAGGTGCCAGCTGGCATCCGAGGTCCTCGAGGGACAAGGCCAGGGCATCCCAGAGAGCAGACAACTTGGGAAGGGTTGAGCTGGGACGTGCCCACCATGGAGCACTTCAGCCTTTGCAAGCAAATGTAAACTGGTGGCCAAAAGCGCTTGCGGCCGCAGTAGAAATAGGCAGTGGGCAAGGTGCAAAGCGTGTGCCCAGGGAAGGCATGGGGCTGTgcaccctgctgcagccagccccCAGAGGGCCCGACTGCTGGGTGGGTGGGATTGTGCAGGGCTGGTTCTGGGGGACTCCTGCAGAGGTTagggtggggtgggatggagtGGGCcaggagcagagcccccctgcgTGGGGTGGGATGGAGTGGGCCAGGAGCAGAGCCCCGCTCACTTTCTGTCCCCCCTCTCTCAAGCAGAGCTACATCCAGAGTTTCCGAGAGCGGCAGACGGGGCCGTCCCTGAACAGCCTCATCACCAGCTCCCACGCCGTGGTGGACCTGGACTATGACTGCAGCTCCACCGTGCCCCTCACCACGGGCTCCGGCCCCGCCGTGAGGGTATAAGCCAACCCAGTGACCTCGAGCAACACCAGCACCCCAGCCTGCTCCAACAGACCCCCTGGACAGGCGGGGCTGTGCCCTCGGCCCCGGGCGGCCACGTGCAGCTTGGGGCTGTGGATGGAGACCCTTTCTGGGGATGCATCAGACTTGGCTGGGCAAGCCCTGGCTGCCCGCGGGGCCCGGAGGTGCTGGGGGAGCCCTCCGGCAAGGACTCAGCCCAAGGACCAGGGACACCAGCACCCATGGACGTGCGGTGCGAGCGGCTCTGCTGGGGTGGGGAGTCCTCAAGCCCCCACTGCTGCTTGTTTCCCCACAGCCCAGGCACGCTCATCCTGCATCCCAACATTGCCCAACTGCCCATATTTCAGCCCCCCTTCCCCAAAAGCAGCACCCTGcgcctgccccccccgccccccccactgCACCCCCCAGCAACTCCCCAAGT is part of the Strix aluco isolate bStrAlu1 chromosome 6, bStrAlu1.hap1, whole genome shotgun sequence genome and harbors:
- the TMEM198 gene encoding transmembrane protein 198 isoform X3, whose product is MGEAVPPFPSHPGSEGPKRVFWWLGAEWWASLSGVCRRCLHPPSLSLTSWGGCRGAVLPASHGAGAEILMPFPGVPRAMTATVQTLRFKLLPHEPDQEWGHSCQQEIERRYQVVPSVVCAMCCLFGIIYCFFGYRCFKAVMFLTGLMFGSIIIFMLCYKERVLDTQLSVEASVGIGLGIGVLCGLVTMLVRSVGLFMVGLLLGLLLAVATLVVMEQFYHPPTVWIPIALLLGVGMLFAVLTLQWQRFFTTLSTAVFGSAIMTVTVDYFIELFLLVQYIYERIKVAPARPVCWYSWVILGIWPLLTTLGVLVQWKVTAEGYSHTEVIISRQQRRVQLMRIKQREDRKEKKKKRRPHHPPPHQHKAHPPEPAYRRKPNPSYIQSFRERQTGPSLNSLITSSHAVVDLDYDCSSTVPLTTGSGPAVRV
- the TMEM198 gene encoding transmembrane protein 198 isoform X2; the protein is MGEAVPPFPSHPGSEGPKRVFWWLGAEWWASLSGVCRRCLHPPSLSLTSWGGCRGAVLPASHGAGAEILMPFPGVPRAMTATVQTLRFKLLPHEPDQEWGHSCQQEIERRYQVVPSVVCAMCCLFGIIYCFFGYRCFKAVMFLTGLMFGSIIIFMLCYKERVLDTQLSVEASVGIGLGIGVLCGLVTMLVRSVGLFMVGLLLGLLLAVATLVVMEQFYHPPTVWIPIALLLGVGMLFAVLTLQWQRFFTTLSTAVFGSAIMTVTVDYFIELFLLVQYIYERIKVAPARPVCWYSWVILGIWPLLTTLGVLVQWKVTAEGYSHTEVIISRQQRRVQLMRIKQREDRKEKKKKRRPHHPPPHQHKAHPPEPAYRRKPNPVRRFDGDVLSPSYIQSFRERQTGPSLNSLITSSHAVVDLDYDCSSTVPLTTGSGPAVRV
- the TMEM198 gene encoding transmembrane protein 198 isoform X1; its protein translation is MGEAVPPFPSHPGSEGPKRVFWWLGAEWWASLSGVCRRCLHPPSLSLTSWGGCRGAVLPASHGAGAEILMPFPGVPRAMTATVQTLRFKLLPHEPDQEWGHSCQQEIERRYQVVPSVVCAMCCLFGIIYCFFGYRCFKAVMFLTGLMFGSIIIFMLCYKERVLDTQLSVEASVGIGLGIGVLCGLVTMLVRSVGLFMVGLLLGLLLAVATLVVMEQFYHPPTVWIPIALLLGVGMLFAVLTLQWQRFFTTLSTAVFGSAIMTVTVDYFIELFLLVQYIYERIKVAPARPVCWYSWVILGIWPLLTTLGVLVQWKVTAEGYSHTEVIISRQQRRVQLMRIKQREDRKEKKKKRRPHHPPPHQHKAHPPEPAYRRKPNPVRRFDGDVLSPVSPAPRSYIQSFRERQTGPSLNSLITSSHAVVDLDYDCSSTVPLTTGSGPAVRV
- the TMEM198 gene encoding transmembrane protein 198 isoform X4; the encoded protein is MPFPGVPRAMTATVQTLRFKLLPHEPDQEWGHSCQQEIERRYQVVPSVVCAMCCLFGIIYCFFGYRCFKAVMFLTGLMFGSIIIFMLCYKERVLDTQLSVEASVGIGLGIGVLCGLVTMLVRSVGLFMVGLLLGLLLAVATLVVMEQFYHPPTVWIPIALLLGVGMLFAVLTLQWQRFFTTLSTAVFGSAIMTVTVDYFIELFLLVQYIYERIKVAPARPVCWYSWVILGIWPLLTTLGVLVQWKVTAEGYSHTEVIISRQQRRVQLMRIKQREDRKEKKKKRRPHHPPPHQHKAHPPEPAYRRKPNPVRRFDGDVLSPVSPAPRSYIQSFRERQTGPSLNSLITSSHAVVDLDYDCSSTVPLTTGSGPAVRV